In Chryseobacterium oranimense, a single window of DNA contains:
- a CDS encoding SRPBCC domain-containing protein — protein MNTPITVQYKINAPLEKVWNALTDKNEMKSWYFDIRDFVLETGKEFNFYEPGEAKKYHHQCRILEIVPNRKLKHTWSYPEFSDAVTTVTWELQQEDNGTLVTLTHCDIEGFDSLGENFSRKSFTEGWNGIIGQSMKNYLEK, from the coding sequence ATGAATACACCAATCACTGTTCAGTACAAAATAAATGCTCCTCTGGAAAAAGTCTGGAACGCATTGACCGATAAAAACGAAATGAAATCCTGGTATTTTGATATCCGGGATTTTGTATTAGAAACCGGTAAAGAATTTAATTTCTATGAACCGGGTGAAGCTAAAAAATACCACCATCAGTGCCGTATTCTGGAAATTGTTCCCAACAGGAAATTAAAGCATACCTGGTCTTATCCCGAATTTTCAGATGCTGTAACTACCGTCACCTGGGAACTTCAGCAAGAAGATAACGGAACTTTGGTGACCTTGACTCATTGTGATATTGAAGGCTTTGATAGTTTAGGTGAAAACTTCTCAAGGAAAAGCTTTACAGAAGGCTGGAATGGAATTATCGGACAAAGCATGAAAAATTATTTGGAAAAATAA